The Ignavibacteriota bacterium region GAGCTATAGCCCCAAAATTATAATTTCTTTATTACTTTTAACAAAAGAATTATTACGGTCTTAAATTTAATAAATTCTTTTTAAATTTTGAAATACGTTCTAAATTTCGAGTAATACATTCCCGTTTATAAATCAGAAAATTTCTTCTCAATTCGTTTGTCCGGAATCAGCCAAATTAAAGCTACTAAAATATAAATACCAAAAGAAATCCACTTAAAAATAAATCCCGCAAGTATAGCTGTTAAATATAAAACTACTGAAACTTTCCCCTTAAAATCATTACCAATGACTGCTTTTAAATCAGAATTTTCGCCATGCGTTTTTATAATCTGAATTTGTAAAATATAATACGCTATAGCGGAAAAAAATAATATCACTCCATAAGTTATACTTGGTATTGTTTCAAAATGATTTTCACCCATCCAAGCGGTTGCGAATGGCACTAATGATAACCAAAATAATAAATGCAGATTTGCCCAAAGAATTTTTCCA contains the following coding sequences:
- a CDS encoding DUF1211 domain-containing protein yields the protein MGKGRLEAFSDGVIAIIITIMVLELKVPKDYDFNSIFSIIPHFLSYVLSFIYLGIYWNNHHHLLHVCKKVNGKILWANLHLLFWLSLVPFATAWMGENHFETIPSITYGVILFFSAIAYYILQIQIIKTHGENSDLKAVIGNDFKGKVSVVLYLTAILAGFIFKWISFGIYILVALIWLIPDKRIEKKFSDL